One Devosia lacusdianchii genomic window carries:
- a CDS encoding anti-CBASS protein Acb1 family protein: MNNPLRLVANNATRSLSSMFPGFFPGWFGGAKHNHYADYGFPVVLDFTQLHGTYRRNGIARAAIKKTVAKTWQDNPFLLEKERDGSQGGTTDETTLEEQIRIHFDKLRLWQNLAKADGRSMVGKYAAVILRLADSKKFAEPVDRVPGGLEGLVEIIPAWEGQLTVSQWDDDETSETYGQPKMFQFNEANVATGKANHRAFSVHPDRVVIWSEDGTVHGESALEPGYNDLLTMEKIVGAGGEGFWKNAKSAPVFEIDKDAKLDQMMKAMGAANGEELANKMDEQVEAYQKGFDQMLMVMGMQAKTLGVTLPSPEHFFGITLQSFAASVSMPLKVLVGNQTGERASSEDNEDWALFNMSRRKNIAVPNIMVLVGRLVTFGMLPKKDWFVDWASLVNPGPNEVLERVERMANVNDKMKDTGELVFTPEEMRKETGREPLSPSEAVRDHISDEDEDAAHGLPKPGNEPAGEE, translated from the coding sequence ATGAACAATCCGCTCCGGCTGGTGGCGAACAATGCCACACGCAGCCTGTCGTCCATGTTCCCCGGTTTCTTTCCGGGCTGGTTCGGTGGTGCCAAGCACAATCACTACGCTGACTACGGCTTTCCCGTCGTCCTGGATTTCACCCAGCTCCACGGTACCTATCGACGCAACGGCATCGCCCGTGCGGCGATCAAGAAAACCGTGGCGAAGACTTGGCAGGATAACCCGTTCCTCCTCGAAAAGGAGCGCGACGGCAGCCAAGGCGGCACTACGGACGAGACGACGCTCGAAGAGCAAATCCGCATCCACTTCGACAAGCTCCGCCTCTGGCAGAACCTGGCCAAGGCAGACGGTCGCAGCATGGTCGGCAAGTATGCCGCGGTGATCCTGCGCCTGGCCGACAGCAAGAAGTTTGCAGAGCCCGTCGATCGCGTGCCCGGCGGCCTTGAAGGGCTGGTCGAAATCATCCCTGCATGGGAAGGCCAGCTAACGGTCTCCCAGTGGGACGATGACGAGACTTCGGAGACCTATGGTCAGCCGAAGATGTTCCAGTTCAACGAGGCCAATGTAGCCACCGGGAAGGCCAACCACAGGGCCTTCTCGGTCCATCCTGACCGTGTTGTCATCTGGTCCGAAGATGGCACCGTGCACGGCGAGAGTGCGCTGGAGCCGGGCTACAACGACCTCCTGACCATGGAGAAGATCGTCGGTGCCGGGGGCGAGGGGTTCTGGAAGAACGCCAAGTCTGCGCCGGTCTTCGAGATCGACAAGGACGCCAAGCTCGACCAGATGATGAAGGCCATGGGCGCCGCCAACGGCGAGGAACTGGCCAACAAGATGGACGAGCAGGTGGAAGCCTATCAAAAGGGCTTCGACCAGATGCTGATGGTCATGGGCATGCAGGCAAAGACGCTCGGCGTCACGTTGCCCAGTCCGGAGCATTTCTTCGGCATTACCCTGCAGTCGTTTGCGGCCTCGGTGTCGATGCCTCTCAAGGTGCTGGTGGGCAACCAGACCGGTGAGCGCGCCTCGTCGGAGGACAATGAGGACTGGGCGCTCTTCAACATGTCCCGCCGCAAGAACATCGCCGTGCCCAACATCATGGTGCTGGTGGGGCGCCTCGTGACCTTCGGCATGCTGCCCAAGAAGGACTGGTTTGTGGACTGGGCAAGCCTGGTCAATCCCGGCCCTAACGAGGTGCTGGAGCGCGTCGAGCGCATGGCCAACGTCAACGACAAGATGAAGGACACTGGGGAACTGGTGTTCACGCCGGAAGAGATGCGCAAGGAAACTGGGCGCGAGCCGCTGAGCCCGTCTGAGGCTGTCCGCGACCATATCTCGGATGAAGACGAAGACGCCGCCCATGGGCTCCCCAAGCCCGGCAATGAGCCTGCGGGCGAGGAATAA
- the terL gene encoding phage terminase large subunit, giving the protein MTSTASKLSSVRLPVPPATMLKQIRAEKERRAKEAERQRIAVDAERIKARCQTLDGFIEEFWSILEPKRELKFGWALLAMCRHLTAVSEGLIQFLLMTVPPGMMKSLLLVFWTAWEWGPLGRSDIQVLATSYSQPNVLRDNVKLRRLIESDKYQALWPLKLRDDQNAKGKFENTGNGFSEARPFSSMTGGRGDRVKIDDPHSTETAESDTERDTAVRIFREGISDRLNDVTTSAIVIIMQRLHEQDIAAVAMQLDIGFTHLNLPMEFEPDRACRTYVKGELFFEDPRTVEGELLFPERFPAQEIDRLKKAKGSYAYSGQYQQRPAPRSGGMFQRGDFEIVDAVPAGGQECRAWDFAASKAVPGRSPDWTVGLRMKYVDGIFYVRDVKRDRWSPGDVEKNLKNTATQDGQDVRIRLPEDPGAAGKADAATKIKLLAGYAVTTERPTGDKATRAKPASAQAEAGNVKLVKGPWNDTFLEEVCSFPNAQFDDQVDAFADALNELALVEPPQVMMFMTTRNRS; this is encoded by the coding sequence ATGACCTCAACCGCCTCGAAGCTCTCTTCGGTCCGCTTGCCGGTGCCGCCGGCGACGATGCTGAAGCAGATCAGGGCGGAGAAGGAGAGGCGGGCGAAGGAGGCTGAGCGGCAGCGCATCGCGGTCGATGCCGAACGCATCAAGGCCCGGTGCCAGACCCTGGATGGCTTCATCGAAGAATTCTGGTCCATCCTCGAGCCGAAGCGCGAGCTGAAGTTCGGATGGGCATTGCTGGCCATGTGCCGGCATCTCACAGCGGTGAGCGAGGGGCTGATCCAGTTCCTGTTGATGACCGTGCCGCCGGGGATGATGAAATCCCTGCTGCTGGTCTTCTGGACCGCATGGGAGTGGGGGCCGCTGGGGCGCTCGGACATTCAGGTGCTGGCCACTTCGTATAGCCAGCCCAACGTGCTGCGCGACAACGTCAAGCTGCGCCGGCTGATCGAGAGCGACAAGTACCAGGCCCTCTGGCCGCTCAAACTGCGCGACGACCAAAACGCCAAGGGCAAGTTCGAGAACACCGGCAACGGGTTCAGCGAGGCCCGGCCGTTCAGTTCTATGACCGGCGGGCGTGGCGACCGGGTAAAGATAGACGATCCGCACTCGACCGAGACAGCGGAGAGCGACACCGAGCGCGATACTGCGGTCCGCATCTTCCGAGAGGGTATCTCGGATCGACTGAACGACGTCACGACGTCGGCGATTGTAATCATCATGCAGCGCCTGCACGAGCAGGACATCGCTGCCGTGGCCATGCAATTGGACATCGGGTTCACTCATCTGAACCTGCCCATGGAGTTCGAGCCCGACAGGGCGTGCCGAACCTATGTGAAGGGCGAACTGTTCTTCGAGGATCCGCGCACGGTCGAGGGCGAATTGCTCTTTCCCGAGCGTTTCCCGGCCCAGGAGATCGATCGGCTCAAGAAGGCCAAGGGCTCATACGCCTATTCAGGGCAGTACCAGCAGCGGCCGGCGCCCCGATCGGGGGGCATGTTCCAGCGCGGCGACTTCGAGATCGTCGATGCCGTGCCAGCAGGCGGGCAGGAATGCAGGGCGTGGGACTTCGCGGCATCGAAGGCAGTGCCTGGTCGGTCGCCTGACTGGACTGTCGGCCTGCGGATGAAATACGTCGATGGCATTTTCTATGTCAGGGACGTGAAGCGCGACCGGTGGTCGCCCGGCGATGTCGAGAAGAATCTGAAGAACACGGCAACGCAGGATGGGCAGGACGTGCGCATCCGATTGCCTGAAGACCCTGGCGCCGCCGGCAAGGCCGATGCAGCGACAAAGATCAAGCTGCTGGCTGGTTATGCGGTCACGACAGAGCGTCCTACGGGTGACAAGGCCACCCGCGCCAAGCCTGCATCAGCGCAGGCGGAAGCTGGCAACGTGAAGCTGGTCAAAGGGCCTTGGAACGACACCTTCCTCGAGGAGGTGTGCTCGTTCCCCAATGCTCAGTTCGACGACCAGGTCGATGCCTTCGCCGATGCCCTGAATGAGCTCGCATTGGTCGAGCCGCCACAGGTGATGATGTTCATGACCACCAGAAACCGGAGTTGA